GCTCGACCCGTGCCTTGCGATCGTTCCATTGCGTCGCACCGGGATCGAGCCCCTGCCGCTTGCGGTAGCGATCGCGCATATAGTCGCGATCATCGATGCCCATCGACCACCTCCATCGACTGCGAGGGGAGAGCCAGGGGAAACACGTCCATTCTGGACAGCATCGCGTGATCGCGCAGCGAGGCCTCGACGGCGACAACCTCGCTCGAAGTCAGTCCAGGTTCGCGTCGTACGAACAGGATGGTCGACGCCGATCCTGCCAGCCAGCGCGCGATGGAGATCCTGGGCATCAGCCGGTCGTGGTCGGCGAAAGCGTGGGTCGCTCGTCGCACGCCGGCCAGCACGGTCATTCCCCAACGCAGGGCGTGACCGTTTCCAGAATCGTGTCCCGCCGCCTCTGCGACGGCTTCCGGCGGGAGATCCCGTATCAGATCGCGGACGGCCGAAAGGGTCGCACCAGGTTCATCGCCGGCATGCTGGATCGCGCGGAGCAGCACATAGCGCGAAGCGCAGGTGTAGCCCGAGCAAACGTCAGGATCGTCGGGAAGGAACGCTTCGATCGCGGACGAGCGTGCATAGTCGCTCGGATGGTCTGCGAAGAAGTCCCAGTTGCCGCGCGCGGGGTCGATCAGCTGGTCGCGGACCTGGTCGGCGAGTTCGGCGATCGCGTCGCCATCGCCGAATACCGCGAGCCGGCCCCCGTCACCGGCGCGGACCGCTTCAAGCGCCGCTGCCGTCAGATCCGCGGTTTCGGCGATCGTGAGGGTCGCGTGCGTCGGCTCGGGTTGGCGCCGGAAGCGAAAAGGGAAACTACCGTCCACCGGGCGTACCTTGGGTTGCGGGCGGAACGAAAATTCCACCATCGGTGTGGAGCGACGCGCTGACGATTCCGCATCCGACCGCCCAGGCGAAGGTGAAAGCCGCCACCACGGCCGCCAGGAGCCCCGCCTGACGCAGCCGGCGCGTCAGGGGGACGAGCACGCGCGGCGCGGTTGACCGTGGCTCCACGGGCTTCCTGCGGGCCTGTTGGAGATGCTCGGACGCGCCCTCGATCGCGTCGCAGGGCGGCGTGTCGAGCCGCGAGGTCCGACCGATGCGGGGAGGCCCGTGCATATAGTCGCGGTCGGCGAGGCTCATCGTGCTGGCTCGGACCGGACCCGGAGGGCACGCAGCGCGCGGGTGAGCGGCAGGAGTAAGACGTAGGTCAGGCCGAAAATCGCGGCCATCGCAAGCGTTTCGCCGCCCCAGTCGAGCGCATCGTCGCGCCGCGCGAGCTGGCTGCATTGCGTGAGCGTATGAGTGTCGAGGTCGCAGGCGTGCCAGTGCTTGGTGGCGATCACCTGGTCCCAGGTCGGTGGTGATGTGGTCATGCTCATAGCTCCAGTCCGATGTCCTTTTCGGGGTAGGGAAGTTCAGGCCCTTTGGGCTCGACCGGGACGCTGAACCGGGAGAGGTCGAGCGAGGGATCGGTACGGATGTCGATCTTGCCGCCGGTCGAGGGGCGGGCTGTATCTGCGCTCGGCTCGCCTCCGACTTTCTCCGGTCCGCGATCGAGGTCGGGCGGCAGCGAAGGGTTGAACGTCTCGCCCGCGCCGGCTTTCGTGGCTGCGCCGGCAGCGCCGCGATCGGGGTCGATCGACAGCGCGCCGGTGGTCTCGAGCGCCGAGGTCTTGTTGCCCTCGTTGCGCTCGATCGCGGCGGTCAGCTTCTCGCGGTCGTCGGTGAACAGCTGGATGTCGTCGCGGACGCGCGTGACGGTGACGTTGAACAGCCGCTGGTTGGAGAGGTTCGATTCCCTGTGGCTCATCACCGCGATCGCGGTGTCGGTGGTGATGCCCTGCGCCGCGTGCATGTTGAGCGCGTAGGCGAGGCTGATCCGCTCCATCATCGGATCGCCCGCCTTCAGCTCGTGGAGGGTGCCGTCGCTCGCCTCCACCTTGATCCCCGACGGGTCGGCCGAGACGACGCGGGCGATATCGTTGTTGTTGAGGCCGCGGTCCTTGTCGTTCTGGGTCCAGCGGATCTTGTCGCCCTCATGCAGCTTGATCTGCTCGCGCTGGGCGAGCTGCATCGCGTCGGTCTTGTCGACCGGCGATATCTTCTGCGGATCGAAGGTCCGTACCCGGTTGCCGATCTGGACCTGAACGCGCCCCTTCGCGTCGACGCCGAGCACGTCATAGGTGCCGGGGCTGAGGCCGAGCTCGCGCATGGCATGGCGCAGGTCGATCACCTGGCCGGGCTTATAGGTATGCGCGTAGCGGAGTTCCTCGCGCGTGACGTTGACCTTGTCGAGGACCGGGGTGACGACGCCGTCCCCTTTCAACGTGCCCTCCGCGGCGAGGCCGTCCTGGATGCGCACGTTGAGCTCTGCGCGCGCGACGCGGCCCGACGAGAACATCGCGGTGGTCTCGCGCTGTTCGGGGGTTAGGCCCAGCCAGTGTTCGGCCGCGGCCTTCACATGCTCGGGGTTGGCGGTGACCTTGTCGCCGAGCATCGCCATCGCCTCGCGCACCTCGCCGCGGTTGGTCAGCGCGGCGACGGTGCGCAGCTGCTCGGTGCGCTGGCGCAGATTCTCGTCCATCCGCGCCAGCGTGATCCCGCCGGCCTGCGCGAGCGCGAACGCCTTGCCGGCGTCGACCGCGGTGATCTGCTGGCGATCGCCGATCATCAGGAAGCGATCGACGCCGAGCGCATTGGCGATGCCGACCAGGTGCTTCATCTGCTCCGAGCCGACCATCGAGGCTTCGTCGAGGATGAGCGTGGTGCCGGCGAGCGCGTCTCGCGCGCCGTCATAGCCCGCGCCCTTCCCAGCGAGCGCGTGGCGGGCATAGCTGTGGACGAACGAGGACACGGTGCGGCTCTCGATGCCGGCTTCGGCGCCGAGACGATCGGCGGTCGCCTTCATGAGCGCGAGACCGACCACCTTGCCGCCTTCCTGCTCGACATTGCGCGCGACGCTCGCCAGCATGGTCGACTTGCCGGCGCCCGAGACGCCCTGGACCGCGACGATGCGATCGGCGGAAGTGAGCGCCATCGTCGCGGCCGCCATCTGCCCTGCATTGAGTTCCTTGTCGCCCGATGCGGCGTTGATCCGCTCGATAACGGTGTCGGCGGAGACGATCACCCGCCCCTCCCCCTTGCCGCGCTCGATCTCTGCAAGGATGCCGCGCTCCGTCGCGAGCGCCTCGGGCGTCGTGACATGGGTGACGACGCTGTCGATCCGGTCATCCTTGCCCGGAATCAGCTTCTCGTTGCGGATGAGCTCGGAGACGCGCGCGTCGACATGCGCGGCGGTGACACCCTTCAGCCCGAGGTCGAGCGCGGTCCTGGTGATGTCCGGCACCGCGAACGCGGCTTCGCGTTGGGCATGGATGCGGATCGCGGAGGCGACGGCGTGCTGGGCGCGCAGATCCACCGGCGCGATGCGCAGCCGGTCGAGGCCGCTGGCGACGAGCGGATCGGCGGGTCGGAATAACTCGCCCAGGCTTTCGCGGAGATTGGCCAGGACGTCACCGAGGCGCTCCATCGGTCGTGGCTGGGCATCGAGGCCGCTGGCGCCAGCACGCTCGCGCGCGGCATCGACCAGCGCCTTGCCGTCGAACCCGAGCGCGGCCGCCCGGTCGCGCCACTCCTGACGCAGGGCATCGCGATCCTCGACGTTCAGCTTGGCGTCGCGGGTATTGTTGGTCACCTTGCGCAACGCCTCGGCGGAGGTGACACCGAGTTCGCCGGCTTTCGCCAGGATATCGGCGCGCCGCTGGCTGAAGGTGTCGATCACCTGCTTGGGCACGCCGGCGATCTCGAACTGGCCGTGCTTGCCGGTGACGCTGGTCTCGTAGCCGATCTTCGCCAGCTCGGCGCGAAACTGCGCGTGGTAGGCCGCGCCGATGGTCGTGTTGTTCTTCCACAGCTGCTGGTTGTGGAGCGCCTGCCATGCCCCGTTCGCCATCTTGGTCATGTTGGCGATCAGGACATGGATGTGGCCCTGTGGATCGAGCGCGCGACTCGTGTCGTGCTGGAACAGCGCATAGACGAGGTTGCCGGTTCGCACCGCATCCCCTGACCTGGACTGATCGTAGGTGCGGCCTTCGGCGAAGGTCTTCTCGACCCATCCCATCGTCGCCTTTACGGCGTTCATATGCGCGGTGAGGACACGGGTGTCGCCAGCGACATAGGCCATTACGCTGGCGGACTTCGGCATCGAGAAGGTCAGGTCGACACCGAGCCTGCGACCCTCGACCTGCCCGACCTTTTCGCCATCGGGCATCTCGCCGTTGAGGATCTTCTCGAAGTCTTCCTTGGTCACCTCGCCCTTGAGGCCAAGGTCGGCCGCGCCCACCCCGCCCCAGGCGGTCGCCTCGGACGAATGCTCGGCGGTGTAGTAATCGTCCTTGGCGAAATACTGCGCCGCGCCGGAGGCGGACTTGACGGAAGCGATCGACAGCATCGGCTACATCCCCATGTCCATGTCGTCATCGATCTCCGGCGAATGATCCGGGCCGTGATGACGATGGTGGTGATCGGGGTCGCGCTGCGTCGCAAACCCATCGCGCAATTCGCGGGTCGCCTGGTCCTCGTGGCGATCGGCATCACCGCGATCGGACCGGCTTTCCGGGGCATGGCGTGACGCCTCGCCGCGCGTCGGATCCACCCCGCTCTGCGGACCCGCACGGTTCTCGATCAGGGACATGCCCATGCCGCCGAGTTGGGCATCCAGACTGGATGAACCTCCCGTCACAGGCTTGGAAGGTTCGCCCCCGACCCTCGTTGCGGCATCCGACGCGCGGACGGCATCGACGCCGGTCGGGCTGCTGGC
The window above is part of the Sphingomonas sp. JUb134 genome. Proteins encoded here:
- a CDS encoding type IV secretion protein, with translation MDGSFPFRFRRQPEPTHATLTIAETADLTAAALEAVRAGDGGRLAVFGDGDAIAELADQVRDQLIDPARGNWDFFADHPSDYARSSAIEAFLPDDPDVCSGYTCASRYVLLRAIQHAGDEPGATLSAVRDLIRDLPPEAVAEAAGHDSGNGHALRWGMTVLAGVRRATHAFADHDRLMPRISIARWLAGSASTILFVRREPGLTSSEVVAVEASLRDHAMLSRMDVFPLALPSQSMEVVDGHR
- the mobF gene encoding MobF family relaxase; the protein is MLSIASVKSASGAAQYFAKDDYYTAEHSSEATAWGGVGAADLGLKGEVTKEDFEKILNGEMPDGEKVGQVEGRRLGVDLTFSMPKSASVMAYVAGDTRVLTAHMNAVKATMGWVEKTFAEGRTYDQSRSGDAVRTGNLVYALFQHDTSRALDPQGHIHVLIANMTKMANGAWQALHNQQLWKNNTTIGAAYHAQFRAELAKIGYETSVTGKHGQFEIAGVPKQVIDTFSQRRADILAKAGELGVTSAEALRKVTNNTRDAKLNVEDRDALRQEWRDRAAALGFDGKALVDAARERAGASGLDAQPRPMERLGDVLANLRESLGELFRPADPLVASGLDRLRIAPVDLRAQHAVASAIRIHAQREAAFAVPDITRTALDLGLKGVTAAHVDARVSELIRNEKLIPGKDDRIDSVVTHVTTPEALATERGILAEIERGKGEGRVIVSADTVIERINAASGDKELNAGQMAAATMALTSADRIVAVQGVSGAGKSTMLASVARNVEQEGGKVVGLALMKATADRLGAEAGIESRTVSSFVHSYARHALAGKGAGYDGARDALAGTTLILDEASMVGSEQMKHLVGIANALGVDRFLMIGDRQQITAVDAGKAFALAQAGGITLARMDENLRQRTEQLRTVAALTNRGEVREAMAMLGDKVTANPEHVKAAAEHWLGLTPEQRETTAMFSSGRVARAELNVRIQDGLAAEGTLKGDGVVTPVLDKVNVTREELRYAHTYKPGQVIDLRHAMRELGLSPGTYDVLGVDAKGRVQVQIGNRVRTFDPQKISPVDKTDAMQLAQREQIKLHEGDKIRWTQNDKDRGLNNNDIARVVSADPSGIKVEASDGTLHELKAGDPMMERISLAYALNMHAAQGITTDTAIAVMSHRESNLSNQRLFNVTVTRVRDDIQLFTDDREKLTAAIERNEGNKTSALETTGALSIDPDRGAAGAATKAGAGETFNPSLPPDLDRGPEKVGGEPSADTARPSTGGKIDIRTDPSLDLSRFSVPVEPKGPELPYPEKDIGLEL